AATTGAGTAAAAAAACGGGATGAATCATACGAATAGTGATGTTTTTTATGTGTATGCTACAACTATAAACCGCTCATACCTTAAAAACGACCGTTGAGACCCTTTTTTTTCATGCTAAAAAACAAGGTTGTAGCTTTGTTGTCACTGCTAATTATACAACTGTAAATATTGAAATGAAAAATAGCGTATCACAAAATACAATGCCTCCACTGCAGGTAGTGGATGGCGTATGTGCTATACTATCGGGCGTCCCTTTATATTTTCTGCAAATAAATGCAGGGCTTCAAGGCAATCATTTGATGCCATCAGGCAAGGCTGATGTACTGTCGCCAGTAGCCATTACACGTCTATTAGGTTTGTTTTAGTTTTATTGGGTTGGGTTGTGGTGTATGCTCTCTACGTGTTTATTTATAGTTGTATTATACAATTGTGATAACAAAACGCAAGGATTAAAAAGGCGCTATCCGATCATTTTGTATGCGTCTAAATTATGGTACACAAAAAAATAATTCCTACAAAAATTTATGCTTAATCAATACAAAACCAAACACCTTGCGGAAGGTGTGGCAAAGACCCTCAAACGTGGGGCGGTTGCCAAAATAACCCTTACTGTGGTGGCTACCACCCTGCTATTGCTTGTTGCCAATGCCTGGTATGCGCCCAACCTGTGGAATTTTAGCCAAGGCAAAGCAACTACTAATGCCCAGGTTCAGCTTAAGGTACAAGCCAAAAACGACTTTTACGAAAGTACTCCCTCGGCTGGCTACCCGGTAACTATTGTGCCAGTGGGAATCAAAATTACCCAGGATACAGTCAAATTTTGCGAAGGTACCACCGAAACACAACCCTTGACTGAACTCGTTTTGCAAGAAACTGGCAAGGGGGATTTTTCTGGAAAAGACACTCTGGTATTAGCGTTGTCAGACCAAGATTTCACCTTGGGTAACGACAATCTTAAAATTATGGCAAAGTTTCAAGATCCTCAGGATGGCAAGTTTCAAAATCTTAAAACACCACTGCAAGAAAAATTTCAGGTAAACATTACAAATGAAAATCAATTACAACTAGTGTATGATTTTACTGGTGATGCCTTCAAATCAAGGGTAGATCAACTGAAAATCAGCGGCTTAACAGTGACTCCCAAAACTGAGGCTACAGCCTCAGTGGTTACTTTACGTCCAACCCCTGATAGCTTCAAAGCTATCAAGGATTGGAAGGGGGTGTTTAGAAACACCGACTTTGGCTGGTTTACCATGGTAGGTAAACCCACCAATGTTACAGATATAGAGGTTGTTAAACTGAGTAATCAACAATTGCGCCTGGTAGCAGTTGGCGCAAGTCATGCTACCCACTATCAGTGGACATTGCCTGCGGGGGTGGCGCTGGCGGGGGAAGCCCTTACCGATAAAGTAACCGTTGAATTTACCAACACTTCCATTATTACTATACAGCATGATCCTGCGGCTAATTTATCTGACTTGACAGTGACAGTAAAAAGTAAAAATGCTACTTGTGAAAGTAATGATTTTAACACTGACTTATCAAATGATTTAAACATCGAGGTCAACTTTCAAACCATTGACACACTTTTATGTGTAGGTGGTACACCTATAGCTGTGCCTCAACACATAGTATGTACAGAAGCTGAAAAAAATGCCTTTAGTACACAAGGTGTGACAGTTGAATTAACCACAGGCTTTAAGTTACTGGCAAAACCCAGGGTGTTTTTTGGTAAGAAAGGGGAAAAACTTAAAGAAATAACCGACGTAGCATATACCACTGATCAACGAGGCATTGGATTTAGTCTGGAAGATTTGGAAAAAGATGATGAGCTCAACCAATTAGAAATTCGTGGGGTAGTAGTACAAGCTACCAAAGCCACCAGTGCCAACCGACAAGCCCTTTTGCGGGCATCGGGTTTGTCTAGCCGTACCTTGTCTTTGGCAAGCTTCATCCGTTACGACCCGCCCCCAACCCCTGAGTTTTTGGAGGTACCTTCGTTGCTTTGCAAAAACACCAGTGTTACCTTTTCGGTGAAGCCGCAGTCGGGGTTTAAATACAGCTGGGGATTGCCGGTAGGGGTGACCATTAAACCATCATCATTACCTACTGCGTCTCGAATAATGGTAAACATAGGCAACAGTTTCAATGGAGGCATGCTTAAGGTTACTGCCACTTCCACCCATGGTTGCAAAAGTGCAACGGTGAGTAAGTTGCTTGCTGCGCCACCTGCAAAGCCTCTCGATGTAATAACGATTGAGGGAAAAGACAATTTATTTGTGGGCGAAGAGGCTACCTACACCGCAAAAGATGGGCAACCCGCCGCTACTTACCAGTGGACAGTTCCTGTGGGTCTGGAGCCAGTTGGTGATTTTGAGACTATAAGTAACAACACTATCTCAACTACAGAACCTACGCTAAAACTAAAAGCAACCAGTACAGTAGATAAGGTTGATTTAAAAGTACAAGGAGTAAATGCCTGTGACGATAAGGGCGAAGCAGCTACTAAAAGTATTACCAGTGTTCAGTCTGCGGTTGAATTTGTGCCTGTTATCATTGAAAATATCTGCCCTGAAGCACAAAACTTTGCCATAGGTGACATTATAATTAAGGAACAGTTTGTAAAGGATTTTAAAGGAGCAGGATCATTGGTGCTGACAAGCGAAGATGTTTCTTTGGTTGATTCTAAGACTGATACTGATCCTTTGACTGTAACAATAGATGCAGCAGGTTTAGGTAATGATAAATTTAGTGCTTCAGTGACAGATAATAAGCTTACCATCAGCTATAATTTTGATGATAGCTTTGATCACAGTGGCATCAATACTATGGTCATCAAAGGGTTGAAGATCAACTTAAAGAATAATACCCCCACCCAACTGAGTTTTACTACAGACCTTACATCATCTACCCTAAACATAGGCGACTCTTATGTATTTGCGCAAATAGGATCATGGGTTACTTTTGATACCAATGAGGCAGAGGTGAAGATTTATAAGGAATCCTCGGTTTCGTCTACACCGATTAATACGTTATGTGCGACAACTAATACTTATACTTTGAAGGCAACTGGCATAGAGGGGGCCACGAGTTATGAGTGGACATTGCCTAGCGGTTTGGTTTTTAAGAACGATGGAGATAACAATAACAACACTGTTGAAGTAAGACTAAACAACACTGTAACCTTAGCAGATGGCGACCTGGAAATATCAGTAGTTGGTAAAAAAGAGGGGATACAATGCGAAAGTAATATGGTAACGCATACGATCAAGGTATTGACCAAATTTGCCAAGGATGTAAAACCGAAATTTACCAATACTATTAAACACATTTGCCAGAAAGAGGGTGAAATAAAGTCGTTAAGCGTGGAAAAAATAGAAGGAGCAACCCACTATCAGTGGACATTGCACGATGCGCTTGAAGCCGTTACACCCGACGAGGGAGTAAACAAAGCGGATAATGTTATTCTTACTTCAGGCACTACCCTTTGGTTTAAAGTGAAAAGCACTGCATCGTTTGGCACAGAGAAAGAAGGTGTAAAGATAGGAGTAAAAGGAGTGAAAATGACTGATGAGAATACCTGCAGCATTACTACAGATGAAGAAAATTCGGGAAATTTCACATTGTATGGCGCACCTGAGAAAGTAAATATTGAGGGTATAGAGGAGGGAAAAGTATTTGCGAAAAACGGCAATGATATATTACTGGAAGGCACGCCCGTAGGCGGATATTTCAAACTCACCAAAGGGATTATTACTAAAGAAGAAAATGGTGAGTTGAAAACTTACTTCTCACCAGAGAAGGCAGGCATAGATGAACATACCCTTACCTATGTATATACAAATGGAGAGTGTGAGTGGAATGCTTCAAGAACAGTGAAAGTAGTAAAAGCGACCAGCACTGGGTTGGCTACACAGTGTAGAACTACTACTGAGGCGAAGTTTTCACTACCTACCAAAACAAACGATGGGTGGTTGTTGTATGCCGTGATTGAGGAGTTGGGTACAGACGGAAAATCAGTGATTACAAAAAATGACGCACAAAATACCGATGCTCCCACCCCTATGCTGATTACAGACAGTAAAGCAAAAGCGCTAAATTGTGAGTCACCTGCCATCAAAGATAATATAGACAACATTAAAAAACTGAATGCTGATAGCAATTATCATTACAAGCTTGATCCTTCTAGGGTAACAGGAACTTCTATAACCGTAAAAGCAGTGTATGTAAAGCTTATAGGTGATGCTTGTGTGGGGGTTAACACCTTTGATAAGGAGTCTGTGGAAATATTACCCCTTCCGACTAAGCCGACAATAGCTCCCTCGTTTTCGGCAAAAATATGTACAAACAAACAAGGGGTGTATCAAGTGAACTCGCCTCACCCTGAATATATTTATGAGTGGGCAGTAGAAGAGTCTAATGGCTTGTCAGGGTCGTCTGGCTACACTTTTAAAGAAGGCATAACAACAGGAACTTCGGTAACAATTAACTGGACATTGCCAGGCGTTAAAAAGGTGACAGTAACTGCCAAACAGGAGCTAGCAGCTTGTGCATCAGGGTCATCAGAGCCTATAAAAGTACAAGTAAAAAGCCCTTTTAACGTAAGCATTAAAGGTTCTCCTATTGCATTGAATGATCAAGCTATTCCATATACTGTTGAACTGAAAGATCATGAAGGTAAGACAATTAATAACATAGAGCACAACTATAGCTTTAGATGGACTATTGAAAATGGAAAGGGAACAACAAACCCCAGAGCTTCTAATAACATACAATGGTCAGCTAGTGGCAAAGTATCAGTCAAAGTAACCGAGAAAGCGCCTAATAATAATTCTGATTATATACCATTGATGTGTGCCCAAATGGCAACTTTTGAGGTTGTAAAGACTGAGTTAAACTCAATGAAGGGGTGTGCCGAAACCACCACGGCCTATAAGTTAGACAACCCACCAGCTACTCCAGTAAATATTACCTGGACAGTGGAGGGTGGTGCCCTCAAAGATGAAAATGCTTCTATAATTGCCCAAAGTGATGAAAGCATACAGGTAACCTGGAGCAACATAGCCTCAGGAACAATCAAGGCAAGTATAGGAGAAGGGGATACTGAGTACGAGCAAACGTTTACAATAAATATTGATGAAAAACCTGAAAACCTTGCCTTGAGTGAAGATGTATATAAATACTGTGACAACGATGAAAAAGTTAGCCTCACGTCGAAAGTAACATTGCCAACTAGAACGCTTACCTTTTATGAAGTGAAGGGTGCTGATATTGATGAAGAAATTACAAACCCAAATGCGTATAACCCTAAGAATGATACTGTAACAGTCTATTTTGTATACACGACTGACAATGGCTGTAAGTATGTTTCAAAGAAGGCGGAAGTATTAAAAGTACCTCCTTCAAAGGTTAATTTTACGGTAAATGTGGGAGCAGGTTCAAATATTACCAAAACAGGTTCTATAGGCAAACAACCCATCACATTTTGTAGTACAAATGATGATGAAAACCACACATTGGTTTTTAAACTAGCCGATGCTACGAGCAAGGAGGGAGGCAAGTTTGTGATAACTAATAAGAATACTAATCAACAAATAGGAGACACTATTGAACTTGCGGCTGATGAAACCGAGGCTGAGTTTGCCTATAGCCTGTTAAATGCAGGAGGAAATTTTATAATGACTTATACCTTAAACGAACTTTGTCCTCAGCCCAAAAACATAGAGATTAAGGTGCTGAGACGTGTTGCCAACCTCGATGTAAAACTGCGGAAGACCGGAAGTAATGATGCGCACACCAGTTTTTGTGCAAGTGACGGAGGTTCATACGACTTAATGCTTGAGGGTTTTCCCGTGAATACTAACACAGTTGGAAGCTTTCACATCAAACGTATCTCAGGACCTAAATATTCAAAGGGTGAAGGCTTTGTGGAGATAACCGGTGAACAGCCAAAACTGAACCCTAGCAATCCTATGCCAGGAGAAATCCCGCCGGGTGATGATGCTTCTACTGAAGAAATAAATCAAAATGCAGGACAATACAAGATTGAATACCGCTATAAATATAGAAAAGGCGACACAGAAGAGACCTATCCCTGCGAATATACTTCTGATGTGCTTACTGTTACAATTAACCCATTGCCTAAACTAA
This genomic window from Microscilla marina ATCC 23134 contains:
- a CDS encoding T9SS type A sorting domain-containing protein — translated: MLNQYKTKHLAEGVAKTLKRGAVAKITLTVVATTLLLLVANAWYAPNLWNFSQGKATTNAQVQLKVQAKNDFYESTPSAGYPVTIVPVGIKITQDTVKFCEGTTETQPLTELVLQETGKGDFSGKDTLVLALSDQDFTLGNDNLKIMAKFQDPQDGKFQNLKTPLQEKFQVNITNENQLQLVYDFTGDAFKSRVDQLKISGLTVTPKTEATASVVTLRPTPDSFKAIKDWKGVFRNTDFGWFTMVGKPTNVTDIEVVKLSNQQLRLVAVGASHATHYQWTLPAGVALAGEALTDKVTVEFTNTSIITIQHDPAANLSDLTVTVKSKNATCESNDFNTDLSNDLNIEVNFQTIDTLLCVGGTPIAVPQHIVCTEAEKNAFSTQGVTVELTTGFKLLAKPRVFFGKKGEKLKEITDVAYTTDQRGIGFSLEDLEKDDELNQLEIRGVVVQATKATSANRQALLRASGLSSRTLSLASFIRYDPPPTPEFLEVPSLLCKNTSVTFSVKPQSGFKYSWGLPVGVTIKPSSLPTASRIMVNIGNSFNGGMLKVTATSTHGCKSATVSKLLAAPPAKPLDVITIEGKDNLFVGEEATYTAKDGQPAATYQWTVPVGLEPVGDFETISNNTISTTEPTLKLKATSTVDKVDLKVQGVNACDDKGEAATKSITSVQSAVEFVPVIIENICPEAQNFAIGDIIIKEQFVKDFKGAGSLVLTSEDVSLVDSKTDTDPLTVTIDAAGLGNDKFSASVTDNKLTISYNFDDSFDHSGINTMVIKGLKINLKNNTPTQLSFTTDLTSSTLNIGDSYVFAQIGSWVTFDTNEAEVKIYKESSVSSTPINTLCATTNTYTLKATGIEGATSYEWTLPSGLVFKNDGDNNNNTVEVRLNNTVTLADGDLEISVVGKKEGIQCESNMVTHTIKVLTKFAKDVKPKFTNTIKHICQKEGEIKSLSVEKIEGATHYQWTLHDALEAVTPDEGVNKADNVILTSGTTLWFKVKSTASFGTEKEGVKIGVKGVKMTDENTCSITTDEENSGNFTLYGAPEKVNIEGIEEGKVFAKNGNDILLEGTPVGGYFKLTKGIITKEENGELKTYFSPEKAGIDEHTLTYVYTNGECEWNASRTVKVVKATSTGLATQCRTTTEAKFSLPTKTNDGWLLYAVIEELGTDGKSVITKNDAQNTDAPTPMLITDSKAKALNCESPAIKDNIDNIKKLNADSNYHYKLDPSRVTGTSITVKAVYVKLIGDACVGVNTFDKESVEILPLPTKPTIAPSFSAKICTNKQGVYQVNSPHPEYIYEWAVEESNGLSGSSGYTFKEGITTGTSVTINWTLPGVKKVTVTAKQELAACASGSSEPIKVQVKSPFNVSIKGSPIALNDQAIPYTVELKDHEGKTINNIEHNYSFRWTIENGKGTTNPRASNNIQWSASGKVSVKVTEKAPNNNSDYIPLMCAQMATFEVVKTELNSMKGCAETTTAYKLDNPPATPVNITWTVEGGALKDENASIIAQSDESIQVTWSNIASGTIKASIGEGDTEYEQTFTINIDEKPENLALSEDVYKYCDNDEKVSLTSKVTLPTRTLTFYEVKGADIDEEITNPNAYNPKNDTVTVYFVYTTDNGCKYVSKKAEVLKVPPSKVNFTVNVGAGSNITKTGSIGKQPITFCSTNDDENHTLVFKLADATSKEGGKFVITNKNTNQQIGDTIELAADETEAEFAYSLLNAGGNFIMTYTLNELCPQPKNIEIKVLRRVANLDVKLRKTGSNDAHTSFCASDGGSYDLMLEGFPVNTNTVGSFHIKRISGPKYSKGEGFVEITGEQPKLNPSNPMPGEIPPGDDASTEEINQNAGQYKIEYRYKYRKGDTEETYPCEYTSDVLTVTINPLPKLTIEGLKDTYCRNEAKGSIEVFDQGNKDNTSVLVLTQLEYKNDSVPKNGNQWSSVPKNDPTRLTPSETPYEIRARHTNSAGCTNVSAPRKVKVLSEPTGVKLFVSKIYHEQAMYFKSTQAEPKANATEGWEWVINGSVTNTKETMYATKNNSGNISYSMTANIKACKKIVKKDFKLDFSFEGHLVGGTSTLTNKSSLRNENGEDELGNAKWTIADKAGNILGSLDAKNERVTYSFAKAGEYWITLTLVNNAKDVTYELKRRVDIFDVVTITKGENYIEHFENGAKSWVSRGVVTQNQQFVDKTSWQLKPLSNANRDVIKGNQGMVWMTDNGDQTHYYNNEQSYVESPCYNISDLDKPMVSLRYWSHTDKGGDGVALLYTIDDGKTWQKVGKKTPEIENWYNEQGILGAPGSSSDANANKENQGWTGADTTWRTTAYTLSNVRQAMWAQNTSLVRFRIVFGSNSDNPPSQHEGFAFDDFSISNRNRTLLLEYFTNHGVPGAETLDKEVKFFPYNNGNTSTEIISIHHHVGFPKADELNEYNSKDVSGRAFYHGIKNAPMAIIDGLDTSRHPQNEVSSLFYDQRILSVSPFNITIEPSQVANRQMKIKARVTALENFDRPVVIQVVVIEDEVPSQGKTYHHVMRKMLPDAAGTYYKHTWKPGDSYNLDLRPWDVSDLTMKSYRIVVFVEDYDTKEVHQAAVSSTQALRQDEGQAGQEVTGLDKRIVKSGILLFPNPASNEVQLKLAPQQQLKSQAAWEISNLNGQVVGSGVWQPHQRNMRVKVGHLSQGVYLFRVFDVNRVFLLRFEKK